From Pseudochaenichthys georgianus chromosome 11, fPseGeo1.2, whole genome shotgun sequence, a single genomic window includes:
- the LOC117454772 gene encoding niq CART3-like: protein MESVRAAVYLSVCLSLLTSLCQGQRSPETLFGLTDKELAVLLDQADSSVSLSVEKKASVIPRCDVGERCAMKHGPRIGRLCDCLRGTACNTFFLRCY, encoded by the exons ATGGAGAGTGTTCGTGCGGCCGTCtacctgtccgtctgtctgtccctgCTGACCTCCCtgtgtcagggtcaaaggtcaccgGAGACGCTCTTCGGACTCACAGACAAAGAGCTG gctgtTCTCTTGGATCAGGCTGACAgcagtgtgtctctctctgtggaGAAGAAGGCCAGCGTCATCCCCCGG TGTGATGTGGGCGAGCGATGTGCGATGAAACATGGCCCTCGTATCGGTCGGCTGTGTGACTGTCTGAGAGGAACGGCCTGCAACACCTTCTTCCTCCGCTgctactga